The following coding sequences lie in one Rutidosis leptorrhynchoides isolate AG116_Rl617_1_P2 chromosome 4, CSIRO_AGI_Rlap_v1, whole genome shotgun sequence genomic window:
- the LOC139839394 gene encoding ABC transporter G family member 22-like isoform X2: MGPSGSGKTTLLSLLGGRLTDPTPGGAITYNDQPYSKFLKSRIGFVTQDDILFPHLTVKETLTYAALLRLTRKLTKQEKEKRAADVIRELGLERCQDTMIGGSFVRGVSGGERKRVCIGLEIIINPSLLFLDEPTSGLDSTTALRIIELLSDIAETGKTVVTTIHQPSSRLFHKFDKLILLGKGSLLYFGQASEAMLYFSSIGCSPMIAMNPAEFLLDLANGNMTEVSVPSELEDRVQLDSSQREKKSGKHTPALVHDYLVEAYETRVAEETKKQLMISAPIDEDIKSNVGSLKREWGASWSQQYMILFKRGLKERQHEYFSWLRITQVLVTAIILGLLWWQSEVHSPKELDNQAGLLFFIAVFWAFFPVFTAIFTFPQERAMLNKERAADMYRLSAYFMARTTSDLPLDLFLPTLFLVVVYFMADLRQTAESFFLTMVIVFLCIVAAQGLGLAIGATLTDLKKATTLASVTVMAFMLSGGYFVKNVPIFIAWLRYLSFNYHTYRLLLKVQYETISPVIDGIKLDTGMKEAVALGIMVFGYRFLAYLSLRRMKVG; the protein is encoded by the exons ATGGGGCCCTCAGGAAGCGGAAAAACTACGCTTTTAAGTTTACTCGGCGGCAGGCTGACAGATCCTACGCCAGGGGGAGCGATCACTTACAATGATCAGCCATACTCCAAATTCCTAAAGAGCAG GATTGGGTTTGTGACTCAAGACGATATCTTGTTTCCTCATCTAACTGTGAAGGAAACATTAACGTATGCAGCTCTACTACGTCTAACAAGGAAATTAacgaaacaagaaaaagaaaaacgaGCAGCAGATGTCATACGTGAACTTGGATTAGAAAG GTGCCAGGATACAATGATCGGTGGCTCCTTTGTTCGAGGAGTTTCAGGTGGCGAAAGGAAGCGTGTTTGTATCGGACTCGAAATAATAATCAATCCGTCGCTCTTGTTCCTTGATGAACCAACCTCTGGCTTGGATTCTACAACTGCTTTGAGGATCATTGAACTATTATCAGACATAGCCGAG ACAGGGAAGACAGTGGTGACAACAATTCATCAGCCATCAAGCAGACTGTTCCACAAATTCGACAAGCTAATACTTCTAGGAAAAGGAAGCTTGCTTTACTTTGGTCaagcgtcagaagcaatgttataTTTTTCATCGATCGGATGTTCTCCGATGATCGCCATGAATCCTGCAGAGTTCTTGTTAGATCTCGCAAACGGAAACATGACGGAAGTTTCAGTTCCTTCAGAGCTAGAGGACAGAGTACAATTAGACAGttcacaaagagagaaaaagagcgggAAACACACACCGGCACTTGTTCATGAT TATTTAGTGGAAGCCTACGAGACAAGAGTGGCTGAAGAAACAAAGAAGCAGCTCATGATTTCTGCACCGATTGATGAAGATATAAAGTCAAACGTTGGATCGTTGAAACGCGAATGGGGAGCAAGCTGGAGTCAGCAATATATGATATTGTTCAAGAGAGGACTTAAAGAAAGGCAACATGAATACTTTAGTTGGTTGAGAATTACACAAGTTTTAGTAACTGCAATCATTTTAGGACTTTTATGGTGGCAATCAGAAGTTCATAGTCCTAAAGAACTCGATAATCAA GCTGGATTGTTGTTCTTCATTGCTGTGTTTTGGGCATTTTTTCCAGTATTTACGGCTATATTCACATTTCCTCAAGAACGAGCGATGCTAAATAAAGAAAGAGCAGCAGATATGTACAGATTAAGTGCGTATTTTATGGCAAGGACAACAAGTGATCTCCCACTTGATTTGTTTCTTCCGACGCTTTTTCTTGTTGTTGTTTATTTCATGGCGGATTTGCGACAAACTGCTGAATCGTTTTTTCTAACCATGGTTATTGTCTTCTTATGCATCGTCGCAGCTCAG GGACTTGGACTCGCTATTGGTGCAACACTTACGGACTTAAAGAAAGCAACGACTCTAGCTTCTGTAACCGTTATGGCCTTCATGTTGTCTGGTGGATATTTTGTGAAG AATGTTCCAATATTCATAGCATGGTTACGTTACTTGTCGTTCAACTATCACACGTACAGACTACTTTTGAAAGTGCAATACGAAACTATCAGTCCAGTAATCGATGGAATAAAATTAGACACTGGTATGAAGGAAGCTGTTGCCCTGGGAATCATGGTTTTCGGCTACCGTTTTTTGGCGTACTTATCTTTACGTAGAATGAAAGTTGGTTAA
- the LOC139839394 gene encoding ABC transporter G family member 22-like isoform X1, which yields MEKPNSNFGLWRTQSDQLPQLSSEASGGVESVGTHSRKSSRQMVLASPGRNSSSSKNSHIRKTRSAQMKFEIDDVGSGAALSRASSASLGFSFSFTGFTMPPDEVADSGSFSDADTPEDLEAGTRKKFQTEPTLPIYLKFTEVTYKIIIKGITSSVEKDILNGISGSVNPGEVLALMGPSGSGKTTLLSLLGGRLTDPTPGGAITYNDQPYSKFLKSRIGFVTQDDILFPHLTVKETLTYAALLRLTRKLTKQEKEKRAADVIRELGLERCQDTMIGGSFVRGVSGGERKRVCIGLEIIINPSLLFLDEPTSGLDSTTALRIIELLSDIAETGKTVVTTIHQPSSRLFHKFDKLILLGKGSLLYFGQASEAMLYFSSIGCSPMIAMNPAEFLLDLANGNMTEVSVPSELEDRVQLDSSQREKKSGKHTPALVHDYLVEAYETRVAEETKKQLMISAPIDEDIKSNVGSLKREWGASWSQQYMILFKRGLKERQHEYFSWLRITQVLVTAIILGLLWWQSEVHSPKELDNQAGLLFFIAVFWAFFPVFTAIFTFPQERAMLNKERAADMYRLSAYFMARTTSDLPLDLFLPTLFLVVVYFMADLRQTAESFFLTMVIVFLCIVAAQGLGLAIGATLTDLKKATTLASVTVMAFMLSGGYFVKNVPIFIAWLRYLSFNYHTYRLLLKVQYETISPVIDGIKLDTGMKEAVALGIMVFGYRFLAYLSLRRMKVG from the exons ATGGAGAAACCGAATTCCAATTTTGGGTTATGGCGAACACAATCCGATCAACTCCCCCAATTGTCAAGTGAAGCAAGTGGTGGCGTGGAAAGTGTTGGAACACATTCAAGAAAGTCTAGCAGACAAATGGTTCTTGCGTCCCCCGGGCGAAATAGTAGTAGTAGCAAAAACTCACACATTAGAAAGACAAGGAGTGCTCAAATGAAATTCGAAATCGATGATGTTGGTAGTGGGGCCGCTTTAAGCCGAGCTTCGAGTGCTAGCTTAGGGTTCTCATTTTCCTTCACTGGATTTACCATGCCACCCGATGAAGTTGCGGACTCCGGTTCTTTTAGTGACGCCGACACAC CAGAAGACCTTGAAGCAGGCACACGTAAGAAATTTCAGACAGAACCCACCTTGCCAATATATCTGAAG TTTACAGAAGTGACATATAAGATAATAATTAAAGGAATTACGTCGTCAGTAGAGAAGGATATTTTGAATGGAATAAGTGGTTCGGTGAATCCTGGTGAAGTATTGGCGTTAATGGGGCCCTCAGGAAGCGGAAAAACTACGCTTTTAAGTTTACTCGGCGGCAGGCTGACAGATCCTACGCCAGGGGGAGCGATCACTTACAATGATCAGCCATACTCCAAATTCCTAAAGAGCAG GATTGGGTTTGTGACTCAAGACGATATCTTGTTTCCTCATCTAACTGTGAAGGAAACATTAACGTATGCAGCTCTACTACGTCTAACAAGGAAATTAacgaaacaagaaaaagaaaaacgaGCAGCAGATGTCATACGTGAACTTGGATTAGAAAG GTGCCAGGATACAATGATCGGTGGCTCCTTTGTTCGAGGAGTTTCAGGTGGCGAAAGGAAGCGTGTTTGTATCGGACTCGAAATAATAATCAATCCGTCGCTCTTGTTCCTTGATGAACCAACCTCTGGCTTGGATTCTACAACTGCTTTGAGGATCATTGAACTATTATCAGACATAGCCGAG ACAGGGAAGACAGTGGTGACAACAATTCATCAGCCATCAAGCAGACTGTTCCACAAATTCGACAAGCTAATACTTCTAGGAAAAGGAAGCTTGCTTTACTTTGGTCaagcgtcagaagcaatgttataTTTTTCATCGATCGGATGTTCTCCGATGATCGCCATGAATCCTGCAGAGTTCTTGTTAGATCTCGCAAACGGAAACATGACGGAAGTTTCAGTTCCTTCAGAGCTAGAGGACAGAGTACAATTAGACAGttcacaaagagagaaaaagagcgggAAACACACACCGGCACTTGTTCATGAT TATTTAGTGGAAGCCTACGAGACAAGAGTGGCTGAAGAAACAAAGAAGCAGCTCATGATTTCTGCACCGATTGATGAAGATATAAAGTCAAACGTTGGATCGTTGAAACGCGAATGGGGAGCAAGCTGGAGTCAGCAATATATGATATTGTTCAAGAGAGGACTTAAAGAAAGGCAACATGAATACTTTAGTTGGTTGAGAATTACACAAGTTTTAGTAACTGCAATCATTTTAGGACTTTTATGGTGGCAATCAGAAGTTCATAGTCCTAAAGAACTCGATAATCAA GCTGGATTGTTGTTCTTCATTGCTGTGTTTTGGGCATTTTTTCCAGTATTTACGGCTATATTCACATTTCCTCAAGAACGAGCGATGCTAAATAAAGAAAGAGCAGCAGATATGTACAGATTAAGTGCGTATTTTATGGCAAGGACAACAAGTGATCTCCCACTTGATTTGTTTCTTCCGACGCTTTTTCTTGTTGTTGTTTATTTCATGGCGGATTTGCGACAAACTGCTGAATCGTTTTTTCTAACCATGGTTATTGTCTTCTTATGCATCGTCGCAGCTCAG GGACTTGGACTCGCTATTGGTGCAACACTTACGGACTTAAAGAAAGCAACGACTCTAGCTTCTGTAACCGTTATGGCCTTCATGTTGTCTGGTGGATATTTTGTGAAG AATGTTCCAATATTCATAGCATGGTTACGTTACTTGTCGTTCAACTATCACACGTACAGACTACTTTTGAAAGTGCAATACGAAACTATCAGTCCAGTAATCGATGGAATAAAATTAGACACTGGTATGAAGGAAGCTGTTGCCCTGGGAATCATGGTTTTCGGCTACCGTTTTTTGGCGTACTTATCTTTACGTAGAATGAAAGTTGGTTAA